The Verrucomicrobiia bacterium sequence AGGCCGCGGACGATTTCAACCCACTGATCGTTGCGGGCACCCGGGGTGACGGGTGTGCGCAGGAACGCGTGGGGGGCATCGGGATCCGCCAGAAACACGAGGCGTCCGGTGGCGTCGCCGAGGAGGGCTTCGCGCGGCACGGCGAGGACGTTCGGACGGGAGGCGACCACGATGGAGAATTCGGCGCGCATTCCCGGACGGAGCGCGAGGTCCGGGTTGGCCACATGAAAGGCGGCTTCGAGGGCGCCGGCGTCGCCGTCGGCCATCGCGCCGAGGTGGGCCAGTTCGGCGAGGTATTCGCGGTCGGGATGGGCATGCACGCGGATCCGGGCGGATTGGCCGACACGCAGCCGGCCCACGGCATGCTCGGGGACCATGGCGACGGCGTGGATGTCGGCGAGGTCCACGATTTCGACGAGGACATCGTCCGGGCTGACGGGTTGGCCTGGGACCACGTGGACGGCGGAGACTATGCCGCCCATGGGGGCGGTCAGGGGAATGACGGGGGGAGGATCACCCGGCTGGCGGCTTTCGACGGTCAACGCCCGGGCGCCGGATTCGATCGGGGTGTCCACGTGGACCTCCACCTCGCGGACCCGCCCGGCAATGCGGCTGCTGACCACGGCGCGATGGCCCGGGGCCACGCGGAGTCGTCCGAGAGCGAAGACGGTTTCCTC is a genomic window containing:
- a CDS encoding efflux RND transporter periplasmic adaptor subunit gives rise to the protein MPRISVPRLTLVALALALSASPDAPPDRAARTVVLDADRVALLDLRIAPVEERTFEETVFALGRLRVAPGHRAVVSSRIAGRVREVEVHVDTPIESGARALTVESRQPGDPPPVIPLTAPMGGIVSAVHVVPGQPVSPDDVLVEIVDLADIHAVAMVPEHAVGRLRVGQSARIRVHAHPDREYLAELAHLGAMADGDAGALEAAFHVANPDLALRPGMRAEFSIVVASRPNVLAVPREALLGDATGRLVFLADPDAPHAFLRTPVTPGARNDQWVEIVRGLTPGDRVVTRGAYPLLFAGQGAASLRAALDAAHGHSHGPDDDDHDHEDDHDDGADDHGHSHGHSHRRVSQAGPFPFPLDARMTGILAVVLGATALSAWALIARSRRRRRGTEAPGGADGSSSNTPR